In Drosophila nasuta strain 15112-1781.00 chromosome 2R, ASM2355853v1, whole genome shotgun sequence, a single genomic region encodes these proteins:
- the LOC132785392 gene encoding granzyme-like protein 2 codes for MNLSKLIVILAFILCHYKHLNLLAVAMLEDNLNIESAVLRSNYKIFDNVLDEVKNTNEAPLTKVKSKSESFANSSLVKTREDDEFVFLVAGGYRPEKNDFAKYVVSLRLVYMEDEYEYGFGFGHFCGGSIISKKVILTAAHCLTTRGSITLAKNIKVIAGTTRRLLRNKQTQELTVASVKLHPNYYEYKKIYDIALIKLKDELDLNEEFVSIIPIANEKPLAGQLCTIIGWGVILEGGPVPDDIGNGDVTIHSDAYCASRIRGFNKDLSVCMSNPKNYEVSGSNGDSGGPLICDNKVVGIAAYVVRIGHATLPFAYTNVYYFREWILRNGVCCLTNKLEHIFLAFVIAFINQNIF; via the exons ATGAATCTCtcaaaattaattgttattcTCGCTTTTATACTTTGCCACTACAAACATTTAAATCTTTTGGCTGTCGCAATGTTGGAAGACAACCTTAATATTGAGTCTGCGGTATTACGAAGCAACTACAAGATTTTTGATAATGTACTTGATGAGGTCAAGAACACCAATGAGGCACCACtaacaaaagtgaaaagtaaaAGCGAATCTTTTGCCAACTCAAGCTTAGTCAAAACCAGAGAGGATGATGAATTCGTTTTTCTGGTAGCCGGTGGTTATCGTCCAGAGAAGAATGATTTTGCTAAATATGTTGTGTCGCTTCGCCTTGTATATATGGAggatgaatatgaatatggtTTTGGATTTGGACATTTTTGTGGTGGCTCTATAATTTCTAAGAAAGTTATTCTGACAGCAGCGCATTGTCTTACCACGCG GGGTTCTATAACGCTCGCAAAGAATATAAAGGTCATCGCTGGAACAACCCGCCGTTTGCTACGAAATAAACAGACCCAAGAATTAACGGTGGCCTCAGTAAAATTGCATCCTAACTATTATGAATATAAGAAAATCTATGACATCGCATTGATTAAGCTCAAGGATGAGTTGGACTTAAATGAAGAGTTTGTGAGTATTATTCCTATAGCAAATGAGAAGCCATTAGCTGGACAGTTATGTACTATCATAGGATGGGGCGTCATTTTGGAA GGTGGACCCGTGCCTGATGATATTGGGAATGGAGATGTAACTATTCACTCAGACGCATATTGTGCCTCAAGAATCAGGGGCTTTAATAAGGACTTGTCTGTATGCATGTCAAACCCCAAAAATTACGAAGTCAGCGGTTCCAATGGTGACTCAGGAGGACCGTTAATATGCGATAACAAAGTCGTGGGCATTGCTGCATACGTGGTCCGTATAGGCCATGCAACACTTCCTTTTGCCTACACTAATGTCTACTATTTTCGAGAATGGATATTACGAAATGGAGTTTGTTGCCTCACCAATAAGTTGGAGCACATCTTCCTGGCATTCGTCATTGCTTTcatcaatcaaaatattttttaa
- the LOC132785079 gene encoding serine protease 1-like, whose product MNLSKLIVILAFIHCRYKHLNLLADALLEDNLNIESAVLRSNYKSFYNVLDEVKNTNEAPLTKVKSKSESLANSSLVKTREDDEFVFLVAGGYRPEKNDLVKYVVSLRNVDIEEDNGFGAGHFCGGSIISKKVILTAAHCLAMRGSITLAKNIKVIAGTTRRLLRNKETQELTVASVKVHPKFSMLEKFYDIALIKLKDELDLNEEFVSIIPIANEKPLAGQLCTIIGWGVILEGGPLPDDIGNGDVTINSDAYCASRIRGFKKDLFVCMSNSKNYEVSSSNGDSGGPLICDNKVVGICSGGIRIGHATLPSVYTNVYYFREWILRNGVCCLTNKLEHIVLTFVIAFINQYTF is encoded by the exons ATGAATCTCtcaaaattaattgttattcTCGCTTTTATACATTGCCGctataaacatttaaacctTTTGGCTGACGCACTATTGGAAGACAACCTTAATATTGAGTCTGCGGTATTACGAAGCAACTACAAGAGTTTTTATAATGTACTTGATGAGGTCAAGAACACCAATGAGGCACCACtaacaaaagtgaaaagtaaaAGCGAATCTCTTGCCAACTCTAGCTTGGTCAAAACCAGAGAGGATGATGAATTCGTTTTTCTAGTAGCCGGTGGTTATCGTCCTGAGAAGAACGATCTTGTTAAATATGTTGTGTCGCTTCGCAATGTAGATATAGAGGAAGATAATGGTTTTGGAGCTGGACACTTTTGTGGTGGCTCTATAATTTCTAAGAAAGTTATTCTGACAGCAGCGCATTGTCTTGCTATGAG GGGTTCTATAACGCTCGCAAAGAATATAAAGGTCATCGCCGGAACAACTCGTCGTTTGCTACGAAATAAAGAGACCCAAGAATTAACGGTGGCCTCAGTAAAAGTGCATCCTAAGTTTAGTATGCTTGAGAAATTTTATGACATTGCATTGATTAAGCTCAAGGATGAGTTGGACTTAAATGAAGAGTTTGTGAGTATTATTCCTATAGCAAATGAGAAGCCATTAGCTGGACAGTTATGTACTATCATAGGATGGGGCGTCATTTTGGAA GGTGGACCCTTGCCTGATGATATTGGGAATGGAGATGTAACTATTAACTCAGATGCATATTGTGCCTCAAGAATCAGGGGCTTTAAAAAGGACTTGTTTGTATGCATGTCGAACTCCAAAAATTATGAAGTCAGCAGTTCCAATGGTGACTCAGGAGGACCGTTAATATGCGATAACAAAGTGGTGGGCATTTGTTCAGGCGGGATTCGTATTGGACATGCAACACTTCCTTCGGTATACACTAATGTCTACTATTTTCGAGAATGGATATTACGAAATGGAGTTTGTTGCCTCACCAATAAGTTGGAGCACATCGTCCTGACATTCGTCATTGCTTTTATCAATCAATATACTTTTTAA